The nucleotide window GGCCTCTTGGACACCTCTGCTTCCGAGCATGCTGCGCGTATGGCTGCCATGGACAATGCGACCAAGGCTTGTGATGATATGACCCTGTCTTTGACGCTTCTTTTCAACAAGACGCGCCAGGCGGCTATCACCACGGAACTCATGGACATCGTCGGCGGCGCTGAAGCGCTCAAAGGATAAAGAAGGGGAAGATCAATGAGCAACGTTGGAAAAATCGTGCAGGTAATCGGCGCGGTTGTCGACGTGGAATTTCCTGAAGGCAACCTGCCCAACATCTTGAATGCGCTTGACATCAAGAACCCGAACAACACGGACGCTCCCGACCTGATCTGCGAAGTCGCCCAGCATCTGGGCAACAACGTCGTGCGTACCATCGCCATGGACGCCACTGAAGGTCTGGTTCGCGGCATGGAAGCCACCGACACCGGTGCTCCCATCTCCGTGCCGGTGGGCAAGGAATCCCTCGGACGTATCATCAACGTCGTCGGCCGCCCTGTGGACGAGCTTGGACCGGTCAACGCCAAGAAGCACCTCTCCATTCACCGTCCGGCCCCCAGCTTCACCGAGCAGTCCACCAAGGTCGAACTGCTTGAAACCGGCATCAAGGTCGTGGACCTCTTGATCCCCTTCCCCAAGGGCGGAAAGATGGGCCTCTTCGGCGGCGCCGGCGTGGGCAAGACCGTTATTCTCATGGAGATGATCAACAACATCGCCAAGCAGCACGGCGGTCTGTCCGTGTTCGCCGGTGTCGGTGAGCGTACCCGTGAGGGCAACGACCTCTACCACGAGTTCAAGGACGCCGGCATTCTGGAGAAAGCCGCGTTGGTTTACGGCCAGATGAACGAGCCTCCGGGAGCCCGCGCCCGCGTCGCCCTGACCGGTCTGACCTGTGCGGAATACTTCCGCGACGAGGAAGGCCAGGACGTGCTGCTCTTCATCGACAACATCTTCCGCTTCACCCAGGCGGGTTCGGAAGTGTCCGCTCTGCTCGGACGCATGCCCTCCGCGGTTGGCTACCAGCCGACCCTGGGCACCGACCTCGGCGGCCTGCAGGAGCGCATCACCTCCACCAACAAGGGTTCCATCACCTCGGTCCAGGCCGTGTACGTCCCCGCGGACGACCTTACCGACCCCGCGCCGGCCACGACCTTCTCGCACCTTGACGGCACCCTGGTTCTCTCGCGTCAGATCGCCGAGCTCGGCATCTACCCCGCGGTGGACCCGCTGGACTCCACTTCCCGCATCCTCGAC belongs to Paucidesulfovibrio longus DSM 6739 and includes:
- the atpD gene encoding F0F1 ATP synthase subunit beta, whose protein sequence is MSNVGKIVQVIGAVVDVEFPEGNLPNILNALDIKNPNNTDAPDLICEVAQHLGNNVVRTIAMDATEGLVRGMEATDTGAPISVPVGKESLGRIINVVGRPVDELGPVNAKKHLSIHRPAPSFTEQSTKVELLETGIKVVDLLIPFPKGGKMGLFGGAGVGKTVILMEMINNIAKQHGGLSVFAGVGERTREGNDLYHEFKDAGILEKAALVYGQMNEPPGARARVALTGLTCAEYFRDEEGQDVLLFIDNIFRFTQAGSEVSALLGRMPSAVGYQPTLGTDLGGLQERITSTNKGSITSVQAVYVPADDLTDPAPATTFSHLDGTLVLSRQIAELGIYPAVDPLDSTSRILDPLVLGEEHYFTAREVQQVLQKYKELQDIIAILGMDELSDEDKLIVSRARKTQRFLSQPFHVAEAFTGRPGKYVKLEDTIRSFRDIIDGKYDDLPEQAFYMCGGIEEAVENAKNN